The following are from one region of the Haemophilus parainfluenzae genome:
- the msrAB gene encoding bifunctional peptide-methionine (S)-S-oxide reductase MsrA/peptide-methionine (R)-S-oxide reductase MsrB, translating into MKYTKTFLILTALFGGLQSSLTYADHTESSKEQKMTMESKQEQQIIYLAGGCFWGLEAYMERIQGVTDAVSGYANGKGDTTNYQLLHATDHAETVKVTYDPNKISLDKLLQYYFRVIDPTSINKQGNDRGRQYRTGIYYQNEQDKAVIEAALKTLQSKYQVPIQIEVEPLKNYVEAEEYHQDYLKKNPNGYCHIDIKKADEPLIDDKKYPKPSDAELKQKLTALQYDVTQGKHTERSFSNEYWDNFAPGIYVDITTGEPLFSSKDKFESGCGWPSFTKPIAAEVAEYQRDNSFNMTRIEVLSRSGHAHLGHVFDDGPRDKGGLRYCINSASIKFIPLDEMEKQGYGDLIPFVK; encoded by the coding sequence ATGAAATATACAAAAACATTTCTCATATTGACCGCACTTTTTGGCGGTTTGCAAAGTAGTTTAACGTATGCTGATCACACAGAATCATCAAAGGAGCAAAAAATGACAATGGAAAGTAAACAAGAACAACAAATTATTTATCTTGCCGGTGGTTGTTTTTGGGGACTAGAAGCTTATATGGAAAGAATTCAAGGCGTGACTGATGCTGTTTCTGGTTATGCCAATGGAAAAGGTGATACCACTAACTACCAATTATTGCATGCGACAGATCATGCGGAAACGGTGAAAGTCACTTACGATCCAAATAAAATTTCGTTAGATAAATTACTGCAATATTATTTCCGCGTTATCGATCCAACCAGTATTAACAAGCAAGGCAATGATCGAGGCAGACAATATCGCACCGGCATTTATTATCAAAATGAGCAAGATAAAGCCGTTATTGAAGCGGCATTAAAAACCTTACAAAGTAAATATCAAGTGCCGATTCAAATTGAAGTAGAACCGCTGAAAAATTATGTGGAGGCGGAAGAGTATCATCAGGATTATCTCAAGAAAAACCCGAATGGTTATTGCCATATTGACATCAAAAAAGCCGATGAGCCATTAATTGATGATAAAAAATACCCAAAACCAAGTGATGCAGAATTAAAGCAAAAACTGACCGCACTTCAATATGATGTGACGCAAGGCAAACATACCGAACGCTCTTTTAGTAACGAATATTGGGATAATTTCGCGCCGGGTATTTATGTGGATATCACCACGGGAGAACCGTTATTTTCTTCTAAAGATAAATTTGAATCAGGTTGCGGCTGGCCAAGTTTTACCAAACCGATTGCCGCTGAAGTGGCGGAGTATCAAAGAGACAATAGCTTTAATATGACTCGCATTGAGGTATTAAGCCGCAGTGGCCATGCCCATTTAGGTCATGTATTTGATGATGGCCCTCGTGATAAAGGCGGTTTACGTTATTGCATCAATAGCGCATCGATTAAGTTTATTCCATTAGATGAAATGGAAAAACAAGGCTATGGCGATTTGATTCCCTTTGTGAAATAA
- a CDS encoding DMT family transporter: protein MPNIHLRNNYQKAVVCMVLAYISIALMGVFVKYASDELPSSEILFSRFFIGFVFLLPFLIKDGDFKVDMSQWKFLILRNLAGIASMLLTFYAIKYLPISIAILLMNTSALFVPLLLFFFKVRTPLKVLACSFMGFIGVSIIMLTNGSMNINPIHVGYALGAAVLAAMAFISLQELNKHNSPKNIVFYFHLLGSILLPLFFITQWEIPTLHGFTLLLLVGGFGLIFQLLLTRAFKYAPANVITPFAFTGVIFSSICDWFFWDNVPSLNFWIGSLVIIIAVSLLARMRAK from the coding sequence ATGCCAAACATACATCTCCGCAATAATTATCAAAAAGCTGTTGTTTGTATGGTGTTAGCTTACATCAGCATTGCCTTAATGGGTGTATTTGTAAAATACGCCTCTGATGAATTACCGTCCAGTGAAATTTTATTTTCCCGCTTCTTTATTGGTTTTGTTTTTCTCTTGCCCTTTTTAATTAAAGATGGAGATTTCAAAGTCGATATGTCGCAATGGAAGTTTCTCATTTTGCGTAATCTAGCCGGCATTGCCAGTATGTTGCTAACCTTCTACGCCATTAAATATTTGCCGATTTCTATTGCGATTTTATTGATGAATACGTCCGCACTTTTTGTGCCTTTATTGCTGTTTTTCTTTAAAGTCAGAACGCCATTAAAAGTATTAGCTTGCAGTTTTATGGGGTTTATCGGTGTATCCATCATTATGCTGACCAACGGTTCAATGAATATCAACCCTATCCATGTAGGCTATGCGTTAGGTGCTGCAGTATTGGCGGCCATGGCATTTATCAGCTTACAAGAGCTCAATAAACACAACTCACCTAAAAATATCGTGTTTTACTTCCACTTATTAGGCTCGATTTTATTGCCACTCTTTTTTATTACTCAATGGGAAATACCAACACTACATGGATTCACATTACTGCTTTTAGTGGGCGGATTTGGTCTTATTTTCCAATTATTACTCACTCGCGCCTTTAAATACGCCCCTGCCAATGTCATCACGCCTTTTGCTTTTACTGGCGTGATTTTCTCCAGCATCTGTGACTGGTTCTTCTGGGATAACGTACCAAGCCTAAATTTCTGGATTGGTTCATTAGTCATTATTATTGCCGTCAGTTTACTTGCCAGAATGCGGGCAAAATAG
- a CDS encoding Fe(3+) dicitrate ABC transporter substrate-binding protein, whose amino-acid sequence MKKLFKTTLASALLMVSAFASAVTVKDAKGEFTLDKTPSRVVVLEYSFVDALAQVGVSPVGVADDNKIDRILPQVREKIAAWQSVGTRSQPSLEVIASLKPDLIIADPSRHTAVFEELKKIAPTVMFDSRHESYQENLETAQKIGDLVGKSAEMKAKINEHNDYIANIAKNLGVQGKKASFGTSREDKFNIQNDNGYVGSFLTTLGFAPTKLNSDQAFVEINLEQLVMEKPEYLFIAHYRDESIARKWEAEPLWKAIPAVKANHVYSVDSDMWARGRGLEASKIMAKQIEDFVKQK is encoded by the coding sequence ATGAAAAAATTATTCAAAACTACTTTAGCTTCCGCATTATTAATGGTATCCGCATTCGCTAGCGCCGTGACGGTTAAAGATGCGAAAGGTGAATTTACCCTTGATAAAACCCCAAGCCGTGTTGTGGTATTGGAATATTCTTTTGTGGATGCTTTAGCCCAAGTCGGTGTAAGCCCAGTAGGTGTGGCTGACGACAACAAAATCGATCGTATTTTGCCGCAAGTGCGCGAAAAAATTGCTGCATGGCAATCCGTTGGCACGCGTTCTCAACCGAGTCTTGAAGTGATTGCTTCTCTCAAACCCGATTTAATTATTGCTGATCCATCTCGCCATACTGCAGTATTTGAAGAATTGAAAAAAATTGCGCCAACGGTGATGTTTGATTCCCGTCATGAAAGCTACCAAGAAAATCTTGAAACTGCGCAGAAAATTGGTGATTTAGTCGGTAAAAGCGCTGAAATGAAAGCGAAGATCAATGAACATAATGATTACATTGCCAACATCGCAAAAAATTTAGGTGTACAAGGCAAAAAAGCCTCATTTGGTACTTCCCGAGAAGATAAATTTAATATCCAAAATGACAATGGCTATGTGGGTAGTTTCTTAACGACATTAGGTTTTGCGCCAACTAAACTCAATAGCGATCAAGCTTTCGTAGAAATCAACCTTGAACAATTAGTAATGGAAAAACCGGAATACTTGTTCATTGCCCATTATCGTGATGAAAGTATTGCGCGCAAATGGGAAGCTGAGCCACTTTGGAAAGCCATTCCTGCGGTCAAAGCGAACCATGTTTACAGTGTTGACTCCGACATGTGGGCGCGTGGTCGCGGTTTAGAAGCAAGCAAAATTATGGCAAAACAAATTGAAGATTTCGTGAAGCAAAAATAA
- the fecC gene encoding iron-dicitrate ABC transporter permease FecC, which produces MMKSAFRWGLPLIILAFLLWGSLFLYYPIEIRPLAALQAFLPDGDEIAKITVTDLRLPRALVGMILGANLAVAGALLQTITRNPLASPTLLSVNSGASLAMVTASAFSPLILSGYSIALVASIGGGLSWFVVMLISNGWKDNSGDRSRVILAGIAVSLLCAALTKLVLIIAEDHAFGIMSWLAGGIAHARWNELLTLFPFFILTALFCLLFASRLNLLNLSDESARSLGINLFRLRWYANIMALLIVGSSVSVAGPVAFIGLLVPHLARYWIGYDLRKSLPMAMLLGAILMLAADTIARAVNFPSEVPAGAVLALIGAPVFVLFARGRH; this is translated from the coding sequence ATGATGAAGTCTGCTTTCCGTTGGGGACTTCCCCTTATCATTCTGGCTTTCCTATTATGGGGAAGCCTGTTTTTGTATTATCCCATCGAAATTCGACCGCTTGCAGCGTTACAAGCGTTCCTCCCCGATGGCGATGAAATTGCCAAAATTACGGTAACCGATTTACGCCTACCGCGCGCATTAGTTGGCATGATTTTAGGTGCCAATCTTGCGGTGGCGGGGGCGTTGTTACAAACCATTACGCGCAACCCGCTTGCTTCACCTACGCTACTCAGCGTGAACTCTGGAGCTAGTCTTGCCATGGTAACCGCCAGTGCGTTTAGCCCCTTGATTCTTTCTGGTTATAGCATTGCCTTAGTGGCTAGTATCGGCGGCGGTCTGAGTTGGTTTGTGGTGATGCTGATCAGCAACGGATGGAAAGATAATAGTGGAGATCGTAGCCGAGTGATTTTAGCGGGGATTGCCGTATCACTACTTTGTGCCGCGCTCACGAAATTGGTGCTCATTATCGCGGAAGATCATGCCTTCGGTATTATGAGCTGGCTAGCTGGCGGCATTGCACATGCCCGTTGGAATGAATTATTGACGTTATTTCCGTTCTTTATTTTGACCGCACTTTTCTGCCTGCTTTTTGCCAGTCGTTTGAATTTACTCAATTTAAGTGATGAATCCGCTCGTTCGCTAGGTATCAATCTCTTCCGTTTACGTTGGTACGCTAACATCATGGCGTTATTGATTGTGGGCTCAAGCGTGAGTGTTGCTGGCCCTGTGGCCTTTATTGGCTTACTCGTGCCCCACCTTGCCCGCTATTGGATTGGTTATGACTTGCGAAAATCGCTCCCTATGGCAATGTTACTCGGCGCAATTTTAATGCTCGCTGCAGATACCATTGCCCGTGCGGTGAACTTCCCTAGCGAAGTGCCTGCTGGTGCGGTGCTTGCCTTAATCGGTGCCCCAGTCTTTGTATTATTTGCCAGAGGAAGACACTAA
- the fecD gene encoding Fe(3+) dicitrate ABC transporter permease subunit FecD, giving the protein MRASHVSFRAIGFYVVTLSLMVLLFGLSIRLGTYTLSFEEIWAAFQPDDKNYFTLMEYRLPRAVLAILLGGALAISGVLVQSVVRNPLASPDILGINNAAGLVAVSVLMFLPNLAFYWMPIFAFLGGVLSFVILWIVCGFNFRPIKMAIIGVALSALWAAISHYLMLTNPVEINTAMLWLTGSLWGRSWSYLNVVLPWLVVLLPLPFIFCRDLDTLGLGENKASTLGVTVNKVQISVLVLAVALSTTAVAICGPIAFLGLVAPHLARRLVGGRHRTLLPAALIIGALLLQLSDILARVIDPPTELPAGILTAIIGAPYFFYLLMRTK; this is encoded by the coding sequence ATGCGAGCTTCTCATGTATCTTTTCGCGCTATCGGCTTTTATGTCGTCACGCTCAGTCTGATGGTACTACTCTTTGGATTGAGTATTCGACTTGGCACTTATACGCTTTCTTTTGAGGAAATTTGGGCGGCCTTTCAGCCTGACGATAAAAACTATTTTACCTTGATGGAATATCGCCTACCTCGTGCGGTATTAGCGATTTTATTAGGCGGAGCCTTAGCGATTTCCGGTGTGTTAGTGCAAAGCGTAGTACGCAATCCACTTGCCTCTCCCGATATTTTAGGGATTAACAATGCGGCAGGGTTAGTTGCTGTTTCGGTATTGATGTTCTTACCAAACTTAGCATTTTACTGGATGCCAATTTTTGCCTTTTTAGGTGGAGTGCTCTCTTTTGTCATTTTATGGATCGTGTGCGGTTTTAACTTCCGCCCTATTAAAATGGCAATCATTGGGGTCGCACTTTCCGCATTGTGGGCAGCCATTAGTCATTATCTGATGCTTACCAATCCGGTCGAGATCAATACAGCGATGTTATGGCTTACAGGAAGCCTATGGGGGCGCAGCTGGTCTTATTTGAATGTGGTATTGCCATGGTTAGTAGTGTTGCTACCCTTGCCATTTATTTTCTGTCGCGATCTCGACACCCTTGGTTTAGGTGAAAACAAAGCCTCCACCTTAGGCGTGACTGTGAATAAAGTGCAAATCAGCGTTTTAGTGCTAGCGGTCGCCCTTTCCACTACGGCCGTAGCAATTTGTGGTCCGATTGCCTTTTTAGGCTTGGTTGCGCCGCATCTTGCCCGTCGTTTAGTCGGCGGCAGACATCGCACCCTATTACCGGCGGCCTTGATTATTGGCGCCCTCTTATTACAACTTTCGGATATTTTGGCGCGGGTGATTGACCCACCAACTGAACTACCAGCGGGTATTCTGACCGCGATTATCGGTGCGCCATATTTCTTCTACTTATTGATGAGAACTAAATAA
- the fecE gene encoding Fe(3+) dicitrate ABC transporter ATP-binding protein FecE has protein sequence MSIEINNLSLGYQDKLVVKNLSLKFPKNKVIALIGPNGCCKSTTLKAVARLLKPKQGSITHKGKDIWQKSPKEYAQELAFLPQQHLVPEGIKVRELIAYGRSPYLNLWGKLSQKDEELVTWAMAQTQTAELAEQLVSDLSGGQQQRVFLAMTLAQDAELVLLDEPTTYLDLNRQAELMGMMRQMQQNGKTVITVLHDLNQACRYCDHLIVMKKGAVMAQGTPDEVMTEELLKDVFDLDVIIHRDPISNTPMFILK, from the coding sequence ATGAGCATTGAAATCAATAATTTATCTTTAGGTTATCAAGATAAACTCGTGGTTAAAAATCTGTCGCTAAAATTCCCGAAAAATAAAGTGATTGCGTTAATCGGCCCAAATGGTTGCTGTAAGTCCACCACATTAAAAGCGGTGGCTCGCCTGCTTAAACCGAAGCAAGGCTCAATCACCCATAAAGGCAAGGACATTTGGCAAAAAAGCCCTAAAGAATATGCCCAAGAATTGGCTTTTCTCCCGCAGCAACACTTGGTACCTGAAGGGATAAAAGTGCGCGAATTGATCGCTTACGGGCGTTCGCCTTACTTAAATCTATGGGGTAAACTCAGTCAAAAAGATGAAGAATTGGTCACTTGGGCGATGGCGCAAACACAAACTGCCGAACTCGCCGAACAGTTGGTTTCCGATTTATCTGGTGGTCAGCAACAACGGGTATTTTTAGCCATGACACTTGCGCAAGATGCTGAATTAGTGCTACTTGATGAGCCTACCACTTATCTGGATTTAAACCGCCAAGCAGAACTCATGGGCATGATGCGACAAATGCAACAAAACGGCAAAACCGTAATTACAGTGTTACATGACCTCAACCAAGCCTGCCGCTATTGCGATCACTTAATCGTCATGAAAAAAGGTGCCGTAATGGCACAAGGCACACCTGATGAGGTCATGACCGAAGAGTTACTTAAGGATGTGTTTGATTTGGATGTCATCATTCATCGTGATCCTATCAGTAACACACCGATGTTTATTTTGAAATAA
- the pgaA gene encoding poly-beta-1,6 N-acetyl-D-glucosamine export porin PgaA, which produces MKSLSHVFKTVLLVGVSTSVVQVAYAQNSSIDTERENIIIFSRQGEAQLNQAIPKLEALFKRTNDIKVRDDLITLYLRTNQSAKALSLCESCAPAQFSQNELENLGKAARNEKQYDRAVAFYSQLQKQFPDNPNGWLGGALASTETKNYTAAKNALNVYKKRFGQDNAYLDAESYLLDFTEPDMAKLGRWQRQLEQNPKNITLMRELYRLASKYNLQPLQEKLQKAYPDQFNQKDMMWFEHGKTITSSKNATTPTQQEKSFEELTALLAKINPEHPLYQQALQDRFVMGVRLNKFDEIEDDFNTLQTQPNVPAYLEEAFGDYWAAKGSPHKALAIYQAIEQQALNNKLAVNDGLLHKLSLTASDAGKFELAQQYLERMNSNIYINDYTRTSKILNPGYDSRYFGLARLALWRGNRKLAQQLIDDRLFNKTPGDPWVMLQKAELERNRGNYDDAKLWAEKAGYFLSKNDQQEARNNLAETALSQNDLPTVSKTIDAMNEEQRQSAQSLINHYEQARSGKIVGSIGLQHRTSPISYSNESSQDYAIYTPKTANGHDLYVHYLETRSPYDKESLISRRIGVGTELNFYPLQVKMESGKGIKLNDKAYFSTEANYTLNQHWSFNLDANINGSGTPVKAINKGVYTKDIGFSTTYSYSDIFQAGLGGGVMKFNDGNLRKEANFWLNLNTFKHDRWALTNNFRIDYSKNKTIDSAEYYNPSKATSLEFGADLSYYQPLNYGLVLNHHLKASVGAYKQAELNQEKMWSISYGHQWRVGKKFGVSYEIGRKKNIYDGSAEFNNFGNLNFSIYY; this is translated from the coding sequence ATGAAGTCTCTATCCCATGTCTTTAAGACTGTGCTATTAGTAGGTGTCAGTACCTCAGTAGTACAGGTTGCCTATGCCCAAAATTCCTCTATTGATACCGAACGAGAAAATATCATCATTTTCTCCCGTCAAGGAGAGGCCCAATTAAATCAAGCCATTCCAAAACTTGAGGCCTTATTTAAGAGGACAAACGATATTAAAGTGCGCGATGATTTAATTACACTCTATCTGAGGACGAATCAATCCGCTAAAGCACTTTCACTTTGCGAAAGCTGCGCACCAGCGCAATTTTCTCAAAATGAACTGGAAAATTTAGGCAAAGCCGCTCGAAATGAAAAACAATACGACCGTGCCGTTGCATTCTATTCCCAATTGCAAAAGCAATTCCCTGATAATCCAAATGGATGGCTTGGTGGCGCATTAGCCTCCACTGAAACCAAAAACTACACTGCGGCAAAAAATGCACTGAATGTTTATAAGAAACGTTTTGGACAAGATAATGCTTACCTTGATGCGGAAAGCTATTTGCTTGATTTCACCGAACCCGACATGGCTAAACTTGGCCGTTGGCAACGTCAGTTAGAACAAAATCCAAAAAATATCACCTTAATGAGAGAGTTGTATCGTTTGGCATCGAAATACAACCTTCAACCATTACAAGAGAAACTACAAAAAGCCTATCCTGATCAATTCAATCAAAAAGACATGATGTGGTTTGAGCATGGTAAGACAATTACCTCTTCAAAAAATGCGACAACGCCTACACAACAAGAAAAATCATTTGAAGAATTGACCGCACTTTTGGCCAAAATTAACCCTGAACATCCTTTGTATCAACAAGCATTGCAAGATCGTTTTGTGATGGGTGTCCGATTAAATAAATTTGATGAAATAGAGGATGACTTCAATACATTACAGACTCAACCTAATGTGCCAGCGTATTTAGAAGAAGCCTTTGGTGATTATTGGGCAGCAAAAGGCTCACCACACAAAGCATTAGCGATTTATCAAGCAATTGAACAACAAGCCTTAAACAATAAACTCGCTGTGAACGATGGTTTACTTCATAAACTCTCTCTCACTGCAAGCGATGCGGGCAAATTTGAATTGGCTCAACAATATTTAGAGCGTATGAATTCAAATATTTATATCAATGACTATACCCGAACATCAAAAATTCTAAATCCAGGCTACGATTCTCGCTATTTTGGTTTGGCACGTTTAGCCTTATGGCGTGGTAACCGCAAATTGGCTCAGCAACTGATTGATGATCGTCTATTTAATAAAACGCCAGGTGATCCATGGGTTATGTTGCAAAAAGCAGAACTTGAGCGAAATCGTGGCAACTATGATGATGCCAAATTATGGGCTGAAAAAGCCGGTTATTTTTTGAGTAAAAATGATCAGCAAGAAGCACGCAATAACCTGGCAGAAACTGCTTTAAGTCAAAATGATTTACCAACAGTTTCAAAAACAATTGATGCAATGAATGAAGAACAACGTCAGTCAGCACAATCCCTCATAAACCATTACGAACAAGCACGTTCTGGCAAAATTGTAGGAAGTATCGGCTTACAGCATCGTACCTCACCAATCAGTTATAGCAATGAAAGTAGCCAAGATTATGCGATTTACACACCGAAAACAGCAAATGGTCACGATCTCTACGTTCATTACTTAGAAACTCGCTCCCCTTATGACAAAGAAAGTCTCATTTCTCGCCGAATTGGCGTAGGAACAGAGCTCAATTTCTATCCACTCCAAGTGAAAATGGAAAGCGGGAAAGGCATTAAGCTTAATGATAAAGCCTATTTCTCTACAGAGGCAAATTATACCCTCAACCAGCATTGGTCATTTAATTTAGACGCCAATATTAATGGTAGTGGCACTCCAGTTAAAGCCATCAATAAAGGGGTGTATACCAAAGATATTGGTTTCTCTACCACATATTCCTATTCCGATATTTTCCAAGCTGGGCTAGGTGGTGGCGTCATGAAATTTAATGACGGCAACTTAAGAAAAGAAGCCAATTTCTGGTTGAATCTCAATACATTCAAACATGACCGTTGGGCGCTAACCAACAATTTCAGAATCGATTACAGCAAAAATAAAACCATTGATTCTGCTGAATATTACAACCCATCAAAAGCGACAAGCTTGGAATTCGGTGCGGATTTAAGTTACTACCAACCACTTAATTATGGCTTAGTCTTAAATCATCACCTGAAAGCCAGTGTGGGTGCTTATAAACAGGCAGAACTCAATCAAGAAAAAATGTGGTCGATAAGTTACGGACACCAATGGCGTGTTGGTAAAAAATTTGGCGTGTCTTATGAAATTGGTCGTAAAAAGAATATTTACGACGGCAGTGCTGAATTCAACAATTTCGGAAATTTAAACTTCTCTATTTATTATTAA
- the pgaB gene encoding poly-beta-1,6-N-acetyl-D-glucosamine N-deacetylase PgaB translates to MRSLKHFAKIIICMLSLFSAFAFAQDRYGVLAYHSVVDESAAENQKQYFPQTISAQMLIKHFNWLKENGYNVISWQQVIDAENGKGTLPDNAVLLSFDDGYETMYNVVFPLLKAYNYPAVFAPVTGWLDTPADQKIAYADKMLDRSVFATWSQVKEMEQSGLVEVASHTHNLHNGINANPSGGQLPAVIAPEYKNGKYETEDAYKNRLKSDFTRSVQTLVNHVGKKPRVMVWPYGQFNDVAVQLARQAGMPHYFSLGEKIINKVGDKHIGRLLLNAETDLNTVKNYLDGIDESKQIQRVLHVDLDYVYDADKAQQAKNLDKLIDRIYRYGVTTVYLQAFSDPDGDGVADALYFPNKYLPVRDDIFGRIAWQLQTRAGVKVYAWMPVLAFDLRKNVKEAEYVIDSRTGKPSTKAYLRLSPYNKQNVEIIKSIYNDLSFYAKFNGILFHDDAFLTDFEGAEGNHAEGMVSPQAKQKTQDLIQLTHQLTDALKPYFLRGSYSLKTARNLYASVITNQNAEEWLAQNLKTLTDNYDTTAIMAMPYMENEQPISQEEAYQWFVSLIENVKTQAPLDKVLFEFQAVNWRTQKPIPESELIDWMKLLQKNHIYSYGYYPDNFLTNQPDLNKMKPYFSVNTNAGKK, encoded by the coding sequence ATGAGATCTCTAAAACATTTTGCAAAAATCATTATTTGCATGCTTTCCCTTTTTTCGGCTTTTGCCTTTGCGCAAGATCGTTATGGCGTATTAGCTTATCACTCTGTGGTAGATGAAAGTGCGGCTGAAAATCAAAAACAGTATTTTCCTCAAACGATTTCTGCCCAAATGTTAATTAAACATTTTAATTGGCTAAAAGAAAACGGATACAATGTGATCAGTTGGCAGCAAGTTATCGATGCTGAAAATGGTAAAGGCACATTACCTGATAATGCGGTGTTGCTAAGCTTCGATGATGGCTATGAGACTATGTATAACGTTGTCTTCCCTCTATTGAAAGCCTATAACTACCCCGCTGTTTTTGCACCAGTTACGGGCTGGTTAGATACGCCGGCAGATCAAAAAATCGCTTATGCCGATAAAATGCTGGATCGTTCTGTTTTTGCCACTTGGTCGCAAGTCAAAGAAATGGAACAAAGTGGGCTCGTTGAAGTTGCCTCACATACTCATAATCTTCATAACGGTATAAATGCCAACCCATCTGGTGGTCAATTACCCGCTGTGATTGCGCCTGAATATAAAAACGGAAAATATGAAACAGAAGATGCCTACAAAAACAGATTGAAATCTGATTTCACTCGTTCTGTTCAAACGTTAGTCAATCATGTCGGTAAGAAACCACGTGTAATGGTGTGGCCTTATGGACAATTTAATGATGTTGCTGTGCAACTTGCACGACAAGCAGGAATGCCACACTATTTCTCATTAGGTGAAAAAATCATCAATAAAGTTGGCGATAAACATATTGGACGCTTATTACTTAATGCAGAAACCGATCTAAATACCGTTAAAAACTATCTTGATGGCATTGATGAAAGCAAACAAATTCAACGAGTACTGCATGTCGATTTAGATTATGTCTATGATGCGGATAAAGCTCAGCAAGCCAAAAACCTTGATAAGTTAATCGACCGCATCTATCGCTATGGTGTGACGACAGTTTATCTTCAAGCCTTCTCTGATCCCGATGGGGATGGTGTAGCGGATGCCTTGTATTTCCCAAATAAATACCTTCCTGTACGCGATGATATTTTTGGCCGAATTGCCTGGCAATTACAAACGCGCGCAGGCGTAAAAGTTTATGCCTGGATGCCTGTACTCGCCTTTGATTTACGTAAAAATGTAAAAGAGGCGGAATATGTCATTGATAGCCGCACGGGCAAACCTTCAACAAAGGCCTATTTACGTCTTTCACCTTATAACAAACAGAATGTTGAAATCATTAAATCCATTTATAACGATTTGTCATTCTACGCAAAATTTAATGGCATTTTATTCCATGATGACGCGTTCCTAACCGATTTTGAAGGTGCAGAAGGTAATCACGCTGAAGGCATGGTTAGCCCACAAGCAAAACAAAAAACACAAGATTTAATCCAATTAACCCATCAACTCACCGATGCGTTAAAACCTTATTTCTTGCGTGGTTCATATTCTCTTAAAACGGCTCGTAATCTTTATGCATCAGTGATCACAAATCAAAATGCAGAAGAATGGTTGGCACAAAACTTAAAAACGCTCACTGACAATTACGATACCACTGCCATCATGGCGATGCCATACATGGAAAATGAGCAGCCTATTTCACAAGAAGAAGCCTATCAATGGTTTGTTTCTCTCATTGAAAATGTGAAAACCCAAGCACCATTAGATAAAGTATTGTTTGAATTCCAAGCGGTGAATTGGCGAACTCAAAAACCAATTCCTGAATCCGAGTTGATTGATTGGATGAAGCTATTGCAAAAAAATCATATTTATAGCTATGGATACTATCCGGATAACTTTTTAACTAATCAACCGGATCTGAACAAAATGAAACCGTATTTTTCGGTAAATACGAATGCAGGAAAAAAATAA